The nucleotide window TCTGCCCGCCGAGCGCCTTGATGATCGAGTACATCTTCGAACTCGCCTTCTCCGCCGGGGTCACACGCACGACCGCGTGCTTGCCGTCCTCACCCCATGGCCTGAGGATGTACTCGCCCGATGCCAACTTCGCGTCCACCTCGGCGAGTTTCTTCTCCCCTTTGACGGCGACGATGTCCTCGTACATCAGCCGCCGCTCGGATCCGCGCGCGTACCGGCCGAACCCGGCGCGCAGCACATCGGTCTCGACGAGCATCCGCTTGCCGTCGATGACCTCGAGCCTCGCCGGTGACTTCTTCTCCGTGAGGAACGGCCCCACCCGGCTCGCATCCCGGGCCCACACGTGCACATAGTCGTGCCCGCGCACGAACGAGGGCGCATTGCCGCCGCCCTTCGCGCGCTGATGGATGAGCGTGCCCAGCGAATTGTCCTCCCCGAAGATCTCGTGCCCGAGCAGCTGCGCCCACGCGCTCTCCTTGTCGTCGAGATGGAGGAAGAGCACCCCGTCATCGCGCATGAGTTCGCGGGCCAGCAGCAGCCGCGGCGTCATGAAGGACAGCCAACTGGCGTGATCGTGCCCGTGATCCTTGTACGTGTGCGCATTTCCCGTGTTGTACGGCGGATCGATGTAGACGACCTTGACCCGCCCGCGATGCGTGGCCAGCAGCGCCGAGAGCCCGGGCAGATTGTCGCCGATGAGAAGGAGATTCTCGCGCGGATCCGGGGTGTAAGTCGCGCCATTGCCGTCCCGCAGGCGCGGATGAGGAGCACCGTCACCGAGGCGGGGTTCCGTTGATGTGATCCCGTCACCGAGGCGGGGCTCCGTTGATGTGATCCCGTCACCGGGATTCGCCGCGGGGACGCCGGCGGAGATGAGGCGGCGACCGAGCGCGAAAGCCGTGGCCTTGCCCGGCCAGTCCAAGACCGTCGTCATCCTTCTCCTTCACCCCGAACGGTGCCAAGATTGCTGTATGAGTATTTCACGAGTGGCCATCGTCGGTGCCGGCATCCTCGGCGCCGCCGCCGCCTGCGAAGTCGCCAAGCGGTTCCCCGACGCCGAGATCACCGTCTTCGACAAAGCCGAGTCCGTCGCTGCACATCAGAGCGGTCACACCCCCGGAATCGTCGACTCCGGACTCGACCAGAAGCCCGGCTCAGCGGAGGCGAAACTCACCCGACGAGGTCTCGAGCTGCTCATTCCCTATATGGCTGAGGCAGGAGTTCCCTACCGGGAATGCGGGCAGCTGCTCATCGCCCAGAACACCGATGAGGCCGAGCGCCTCGAAGAGATCTTCGCCCGCGCCAAAGACAATGAGGTTCCAGGCGCCAGACTGCTCGAGCGTCACGAGATCGGAGCCGTCGAGCCAGCTGTCAGAGGAGTCCTCGGGCTCTTCTCACCCCATGCAGCCATCGCCGACTTCTCGGCGCTCACCGCAGCGCTCGCCTCCGATGTGCGCGCCGCCGGAGGGACATTCCGCTTCGGAACCGAGGTCACCGGATTCGACACCATGAGCAGCGAAGTCCGACTGCGCGGGCGCCCGGTTCCGGCAGATGACTCGCCGACGGGGGACGGGGTCGCAGCCGGAGAATCAGACGAGGACGACCGTGGTGCGAACACGGCCGGCGAACGGGGCGGGTCGGGTAAGGATGCCGTCGATGACCGAGGCGGCCGCGACGACCAGGTCCACGACCGCGACCAACGCGACGAACAGGTCCATGACCGTCCGCGCACCTATCGCGGAGACGAGGGCCGCGAACCCGTCATCGGCATTGCAGACGAGCTGCGCGATCGCTTCGGACAGCAGGATTGGTTCAAGCAGGCCGAATCGACTCTCGGCGAGTGGACGCAGAAGGTCTCCGACGCGTGGGCGAATCGCGACGGCTCGCGCATCGGCGACTCTGGTTCACGCACCGGTGACGCTCCCGGCGGCAGGTCGCGCAGCGAAGCGCCAGCCGAGGAAGTGCTCGGCACCTTCGACATCGTCATCGTCTGCGCCGGTCTCCAGGCCGATCGCCTCGCGGTCTCTGCGGGACTCGATGCCGAACCGAGGATCGTGCCCTTCACCAGCGACTTCTACCGAAGCCCGGCCACCGACACCGAGGTGGTCCGCGGCATCATCGGGTCCGTTCCCGACCTGCAGGCCCCGTTCACCGAAACCTCGATCGTCCGGGGACTCGACGACGGACTCATCCTCGGACCGAACACCTTCGTCGCTCTCGGCCGTGAAGCCTACGACCGGCACGGATTCGACCTCGCCGACATCACCTCGACTGCCCGGTCCAAGGGGTTCTGGAAGTTCGCCGCGCAGACTGCGAAGACAGCGGCCCGCGGAGTGAAGCCCATGGTGAGCAAAACCGCCTTCGTCGACGGAATCCGCCGCTTCGTCCCCGAACTCGACCCGAACGCCGTAGCGCCCGGGACCCGCGGAGTCCGAGCTCAGGCGATGACCGCCGAAGGCGAACTCATCGACGAGCTCACGATGACCAGGCGCGGCAGGCTGACCGTGGTCAGGTCCGTGCCGAGATGGGCGGCCACCTCGGCGCTGGCGATTGCCGAAACGATCGTCGATCGGGCCTTCGAGAACTCGGCCCGCTGAGATCTCCTCGCCGGCGATCCGTGTCGCGCTGACGCTCCCAACTGACCTGCACCGCCGCTCTGGGACGCAGACAGCTCCTATGGTAATTTAGCTTAGGCTAACCAAGCTATGAGCGAAAGTGACGATGCCTGTGCCCGCGATTCGACCCGCCTCCACGTCGACGTCTCCGATGCGGACGCTGCTCTGTCCGTGGGCGTGGTCCCCGTGGCGATGACCGAAGCTCCGGTCGAGCCCGTGATGCCGTGGGCGGAGGAGACGATCGATGAGTTCGGCGGCGACGATCCGGAGCTTTTCCACTGGTCGACCGAGGACACGATCCCATTCGAGGAGAATACCCCTGACAGCTGGCAGTCACAGGCCGAATGGGTCTCGACCGTTCTCGACGCGAAGGACCAGGGCGACAAGGCGATCGACACTGCGGCGGTCGGATCATGACCGGAACCAGTGCAGCCAGTTCTTCGGCGGAGCAGACCGGTTCGACTTCTGCCCTGTGCACGTGGACCGAAAACGGTCGTGACGAGAGTTGGTTGCTGCAGGTGGATCTGCCGGCCTCATCCATCCCCGCCGAGGCGGCTCCCGGTGACGAGCAGGAGATCTTCGTCGACCTCAACGGCGTCACCGACCGACGGAATGTGCTGGGCGGAATCATGACCCGGCACTCTGCCCGGGACGAGGGCGGCGACAGTGTCGACGGTGCCGACGCGACGAGGTATTCGATCGAGCTGCCGGTTCCGCGAGGGTATCGCGGGGCGCTTCGCTTCCTGCCCGTGCCGCGAGGACTCCAAGATGCCGACCGTCCGACCTGGCTCGATGTCCTCGAACGGGGATTCGTGCCCGTTGGTGATCACGGCCTGCGCACGGTCACGGACATGCGCAGGAAACAGGTCCTCGAGCTCGCCGCTCCCGACGCCCGACCCCTGATCTGGACCGGTGGGGACCGGCCGGCGACCGGCTCCCGCAGCGGGGCAGGCGAAGGTCTGTCCGACGTCGACGAACAGGTCATCACCCTCGGTTCCGCGCCGAGGCGGATCTGGACCCACCGACCGCAGCGAGGTCCCGCCTCGGCGCCGGTGCTCGTCGTCTTCGATGGGGAGCGGTTCATCCGCGGGGGACTGCTCGCCGCGATCGACGAACTGGTGTCCCCGCCGTCAGCGGTCATCGCCATCGACCATGCACCCGTCGGGAACGACGGCCCCGACGAGGACGCGGCCGTCGGTCAGCGCGCCGACGACCTCGTGATGAATCCGCGGTTCTGTGACGACGTGCTCGCGCTCGTTCGTCAGACGGCCCCGGAGGTCTCTGCCCGGACGATCGTCGCGGGTGCCTCGTACGGCGGACTGGCTGCGGCGTTCTTCTCGCTGCGGCATCCGAAGGAGTTCCGCGGGATCTGCCTCTCGCCGTCGTTCTGGGAAACCGACGACCAGGGGCGCAGGATCTGGGATCTCACGCCGAGCACCACCGACGATGATCCGGGCAGACTCGCAGGGGCGCCGGAGTCTCGGACGCTGGAAACCCGGACGGCGACCGCCGACCGTCCGACATTCTGTGTCGACCACGGGATTCTGGAGACGGCCATTGCGGACTCTGTCGCCGAGGCGACCGGAGAGTTCGCTGCTCGCGGCATCGACTTCGCACCTCGCCCTTTTGTCGGCGGACACGAATATCTGTGGTGGCGCGAACTCATGCTCGTCCGCCTCGCCGAAGTCCTTGCGGAATAACCCAACGCTCGTCAGACCTGGTCACGGGGGACCCGACGTGGGGGAGCCGCCTCGGCGAGGGATTGATGCACCGGTGATCGGTGCCGTCGATCAACCGGAGTGGCGTTCGAGGAATTCGTAGACCTCGGTGTCGTCGACGCCGGGCACTGCGCCGGGCGGGACGGCGGCCAGCAGGGAGGCGTGCATGCGCGCCGACGGCAGCGCCTGGTCCTCCCATTTCTCCGCGAGGTCTTCGGGTGCCTGCCGGCAGCACGAGGGGTCCGGGCATTCGGACTTCGAGCGGATCGGCGATTCCCGGCCTTCGAACCAGCGGACGTGGGCGAACGGGACGCCGACGCTGATGGCGTAGTCACCGCCGGGCAGGACGCGTGCGGTGCACCAGAACGAGCCGTGCGGGGTGTCGGTGTACTGGTAGTAGGGGCTGAAGCGGTCGGCGACGCGGAAGACCGTGCGGGAGGTGAAGCGCTTGCAGGCGAACTGGCCCTCGATCGCGCCGAGCGGGTCGGTGGGGAACGGCAGGCCGTCGTTCGAGTACGCCTTGTGGATCGTGCCCGAGTTGTGGACCTTCATGAAGTGGACGGGCAGGCCCAGATGCTCGGTGGCGAGGTTTGTGAACCGGTGGGCGGCCATCTCGTAGCCGACGCCGAACATATCGCGCAGATGCTCGACCGAGAGCACCCGCTTCCTCTTCTCCTCCTCGAGCATCGGCACGGCTGCCGACTCGGGCAGCAGGATCGCCGCGGCCAAGTAGTTCGCCTCCACGCGCTGCTCGAGGAACTCGTGGAAGTCCTTCGGGGAGTCATAGCCGAGCACGTGCGGGGCCAGACTCATGAGCAGATGGGAGCGCGGATCGAAGGCGGCATCGGCATTGGGCAGATAGAGCCGCTTGTTCGCGGTGTCCGAGATCGACCGGGTCGACTCGGGCAGGTCCGAGACGTAGTGGAGGCTGAAGCCGAGCTTCTCCGCGATGAGCGCCGTCTGCCGCTGGGAGACCGTGCCCGATTCGTAGCCGACGAGGTCGAGCAGCTCGGCGGCGGTGGCCTCGAGATCGGCGAAGTAGTTGTTCTTCTCCTTCATCCGATCCCGCAGCTCCCGGTTCGCCCGCCTCGCTTCCTCGGGAGTCGCCGCGCGGCGTTCGAGGACCTCCCCGAGCTGCCGCTGCAGACCGACGATCGCCTCGAGCGCATCGGCAGGCAGAGATTTGATCCGCACCTGCGGCAGCCCCAGGGACGAGTACATGGGCGAGGCCTGATTGCGTTCGGCCTCGAGCTCGAGAGCCTGGCGCTCATCGATCGGGGCCGGGTCGATGAGGTCGGCGACATCGGTCTTCAGCGCTTTCGCGATGGTCGCCAGGAGCGTGACAGAAGTTTCTCGCTTGCCGTTCTCGATCGTCGAGATCTGCGAGGCTGCACGCCCCACTTCCTGCCCCAGCTCGTGCAGGGTCAATCCGCGCTGCTTGCGAAAAAAGCGAATTCTTCTGCCGATGCTCAAGGGATCGGTCTGCTGCTCATCGTCCTCGAGTTCCGCTCCGATGCTGACCAAGGCGGCTCCAATCGTTTCTGTGTGCCAGTTCACATGCGTTCGAATCAGTATGACAGAACGTCGAAATTTCTGAAACCGGAAATATCGCGATTATTCATTCGGAAATTCTCTATCGAACCTCTTGCAGCCCCCTCAGACTGGATACATCAACAACCCCGAACGAACGAGAAAGTGAAGGAACATGACTGAGAACACCACGCAGAGCAACCTGCACGATGCTGAAGCCATCCGCCGCGACTGGGCGACCAACGCCCGCTGGTCGGGAGTCGCTCGTGACTACGAGCCCGAGGATGTCGTCAAACTGCGCGGATCTCTGATCGAGGAGCACACGCTGGCCCGCCACGGTGCCGAGCGCCTGTGGAACCAGATCACCTCCAGCGACATCAAGTCCGGCGAGTACGTCAACGCACTCGGCGCACTGACCGGCAACCAGGCCGTCGAGCAGGTCAAGGCCGGCCTCAACGCCATCTACCTCTCCGGCTGGCAGGTCGCCGCCGACGCGAACGCCGCCGGACAGACCTACCCCGATCAGTCGATCTACCCGGCCAACTCGGTGCCGCAGGTCGTTCGCCGCATCAACAACGCTCTGATGCGCGCCGACCAGATCGAGAGCTCGGAAGGCAACAAGAAGGTCGACGACTGGTTCGCTCCGATCGTCGCTGACGCGGAAGCCGGCTTCGGCGGTTCGATCAACGTCTACGAACTCATGCGCTCGATGATCGCGGCCGGCGCCGCCGGTGTGCACTTCGAGGATCAGCTCGGTTCCGAGAAGAAGTGCGGCCACCTCGGCGGCAAGGTCCTCGTTCCGACCTCGCAGCACATCCGCACCCTCAACGCGGCTCGCCTGGCGGCCGACGTCGAGAACGTGCCCAGCCTCGTCATCGCCCGCACCGACGCCGAGGCGGCCACGCTCATGACCTCGGACATCGATGAGCGCGATCAGCGCTTCGTCACCGGCGAACGCACCTCCGAGGGCTTCTACAAGATCACGAACGGCATCGAAGCAGGCATCGCCCGCGGACTGAACTTCGCACCGTACGCGGATCTGCTGTGGATGGAGACCTCCACTCCCGACCTCGAAGCTGCCAAGCAGTTCGCGGACGCGATCCACGCGGAGTACCCGGACCAGATGCTGGCCTACAACTGCTCGCCGTCGTTCAACTGGCGCAAGCACCTCGACGATGCGACCATCGCGAAGTTCCAGCGTGAGCTCGGCGCCATGGGCTACAAGTTCCAGTTCATCACCCTGGCCGGCTTCCACGCGCTCAACTACTCGATGTTCGACCTGGCACACGGCTACGCCCGTGAGCAGATGAAGGCCTACGTCGACCTGCAGGAGCGCGAGTTCGCCGCCGAAGAGCGCGGATACACCGCAACCCGCCACCAGCGCGAGGTCGGCACCGGCTACTTCGATCTGGTCTCGACGGCACTCAACCCTGAGTCCTCGACCACCGCTCTGGCCGGCTCGACCGAAACCGCTCAGTTCCACTGAGTTCGACCGGCTCCGCGGAGCCCCGCCCGCCCGGGCTGCACGGCCCGGGTGCGGCACCGGCCATCGGCCGCTAGGAACTCGGCGCGGATCGGCAATGTTTTCACGGGGTTTGCATTGTCGATCCGCGCCGTTGCACCACAGTCGAATCTCAACCCCGCCACGATCCCACCGGAACGCTCACGATAGAGCCGCCTCGGCGAGGATCCTCGACAGCACCGCTTTCACAGAACCGATGACTCCCGGCAGCACTGACCGGCAGCACACTACGACGGGTGAGGAGAAGCCCATGTCTTACATCAAGATCAACGCGCCGCTCGAAACCGGCTTCGGCACCGTCCTCTCGGAGTCCGCACTGACCTTTATCGCCGTACTCCACGACGAGTTCGCCGGCACCATCTCCGACCTGCTGCGCACTCGCCGCAACCGTCAGGCCGAGATGAACGGCGGGACCCTCCCGCGGTTCAAGCCCGAGACCGCCCGCATCCGCGCCGACCGGTCCTGGACCGTTGCCGGCTCGGAAGGAGCCCCCGGCTTGGAAGACCGTCGTGTCGAGCTCACCGGTCCGGTCACCGAGACCGAGGTCGTCGCCGCGCTGAACTCGCAGGCCAAGGTGTGGCTCGCCGATCTCGAAGACGCCACGAGCCCGACCTGGGCCAACATCATCGGCGGACAGGTCAACCTCTACCGCGCCATCCGCGGTCAGCTGCCCGGAGTGAACAACGACAACCAGCCGACCATCGGACTGCGTCCCCGCGGTTGGCACCTGCCGGAGAAGCATCTGCTCTACGTGGATGACAACGGCACCGAGTTCGCCGCTTCCGGTGCACTGGTCGACTTCGGTCTGTACTTCTTCCACAACGCCCGCTACCTCATCGACAGCGGCTCCGGCCCGTACTTCTACCTGCCGAAGCTCGAGTCCTCGCAGGAGGCTCGCCTGTGGAACAAGATCTTCATCCGTGCGCAGAACATGCTCGGCATCGAGCAGGGCACCATCCGCGCCACCGCGCACATCGAGACGATCACCGCGGTGTTCCAGATGGAAGAGATCCTCTTCGAACTGCGTGAGCACTGCGCCGGCCTCGAAGCCGCCGGTTGGGACTACCTGTTCTCCGTGGTGAAGAACCTTCGCAACACCACCGACTACGTGCTGCCCGACCGGGAGCGCCTGACGATGGATCTGCCGCTGATGAAGGCCTTCACCGATCGCCTGGTCGCGACCTGCCACCGTCGCGGAGCACACGCCATCGGCACCATGTCGAACCTCATGTCCGACCACCCGGACCAGGAGTTCGTGGCCGCCGAGTTCGAGCGGATGCGTGAGGACAAGGCACGCGAGGCCTGGCAGGGCTTCGACGGCACCTGGGTCGCCGACCCGGCTCTCGTGCCGGCTGCCCTGGCCGTCTTCGACGCCGCACTCGGCTCGAAGCCGCACCAGCTGGAGAACATGCGTCCCGACGTGCAGGTGACCAGTGAGAACATCCTCGACACCACCGGTCTCGAGCCGATCGTCACCGAGGAGGGCGTGCGGGTGAACATCCGTGTGGCCATCGGGTACATGAACGAATGGCTCGGCGGCAACGGCCACGTGGCACTGGAGAACCAGCTCGAGGATGTGTCGACCGCGGAGATCTGCCGCTCGCAGATCTGGCAGTGGATCCACCACGAGGTGACCCTCGACAACGGCCAGCAGCTGACTCGCCGACTGGCCGAGCGCTACCTCGGTGAGGAGCTGGCAGCGATGGAGAGCCGTCCCGACGACCACCTCGACGAGGCTGTGGAGATCTTCCGCACCACGGCCCTGGACGAGCCCTTCGCCGAGTTCCTCACGATGCCGGCCTACACCGACCACCTGGTCGACCGAGTCTCGAAGAAGGCCGCAGCCGAAGCCTCAGTCGCCTAACTCCCTACAACTGCTACCCGACGGCGCCCCAGCAACCTCTCGCTGGAGTGGTCCCCGAAAGTTGGACTGTGATCAACACAAGACAACTTGAAGGGACCACTCCATGCGTAAGGACTGTCTGATCACAGACGAACAAGCCAGGGCCGCGATCGACCTCTTCGACAAAGGGCACGGCTATGCCGCGACAGCCACGAAGCTCGACGTGCATAAACCCACGCTCAAACTCCTCCACGACCGGTGGCTGGTGCGTGGAACAATATCGGTCATGGAACCGCACCAGCCCCGCCGCATACCGGCAGAGACGAAGATCGCGACTGCGAAACGGTACCTCGACGGCGAACACAAAGTCGTCCTGGCTCAAGAGCTCGGTTTGGCGTCCTCGCGTACCGTGGTTGATTGGGCGAAGAAATACCGGGACAAGGGCGAAGACGCGTTCGTGACACCGCCGCCGGCCAAAGGCAAGACAGCACGAATACGAGCCCTCGACAACGGTCAGGACCCCGATGCTGATCCGGCACCGTCGAAGCCAGACCTGATGGCGAAGAAGACGCATGTCGAGGACATCAGCCTGGCCGAGTATCGGCAGCTGCAAGACCGGCTGCTGCGGGCTGAAGCGGAGAACGCTTACTTGAAAAAACTGCGGGCCTTGAGGCAAAAAGGGCAGCTGTGAAAGCACGCATTGTTGCCAGTCTCAAGGCAGACTATCCACTGCCATTGCTGCTGCAGGTCGCGGGTTTGGCCCGGTCGACGTTCTTCTACCACCAGAAACGATTCGACGTGAGACCCGACCCATACGCGCAGGTGAGAACCCTCATCGAGGACATCTTCGAGAAGAGTCACAAACGCTACGGGCACCGCAAGATCTGGGCTGTCTTGGTCAAACAGGGCATCACGATCGCGAAGAAGACCGTACTGCGATTAATGCGTGACATGGGTCTGCAGACCGAGGTGCGGAAGAAGAAATTCGACTCCCATCGCGGCACGGTCGGAGCCGTTGCTGACAACGTACTCAATCGGGAGTTCACCGCTGATGAACCGAACGAGAAATGGGTTTCCGACGTCACGGAATTCGCTGTTGAAGACAAGAAACTGTATCTGTCACCAGTGATCGATCTGTTCGATGCCGGTGTGGTGTCGTACTCGATGTCGACGTCACCGAACACGGCATTGACGAACGAGTCGCTGATGCGAGCCTGTCAGGGACTGCGTCCCGGGCAGACACCGCTGGTGCACACGGACCAGGGGTTTCAGTACCAGCACGTGTCCTGGGCGTCGATTCTAGCTAAGCATGGTGCTACACCGTCGATGTCGCGGAAGGGAAACTGCTGGGATAACGCGATGGCGGAGAACTTCTTCGGGCAGTTGAAGTCCGAGATGTTCTATCTGCAGAAGTTCGACACGGTCGAGGACCTCAAAGCCGCGATCAATGAGTACATTCATTGGTATAACTACGAAAGGATCTCGACACGACTTGGCGATCTTGCCCCGATGGAATATCGGAACAAGACCGCCAAGGATGGTGAGCCTATTTACGAACTATGCTGACCTCACAGCAGTCCAACTTTTGGGGACCAGTCCACGCCAGGTTGCTGGGGCGCCGTCACGATCCTTCTATGCTTGTCAAGCGGCCTCGCACCTCACGCTCGTCGCCTCGAGAAGCCGATACACATTCCGGGCCACATACCGCTTGATGCACCGAATCGTCTCCTTCTTCGACTTCCCTTCCCCGAGCCGTTTAGCCATGTACGCCCGCGTCCTCTCATCGAAGGAAAGCTTAGTGATGGCCACCATGTACAACGCGGAATTCAACTGACGATCTCCACTGCGGTTAAGCCGGAATCTCACCACGTTGCCCGACGATGCCGGGATCGGATTCGTCCCCGCCAACTTCGCGAACGCAGCCTCGGAATGCACCCGCCCGGGATGCGACCATGCCAGGTAGAACACGGCCGCGGTGATCGCACCGATGCCGGGTTGTTCCAGCAGCACAGCCGCCGGGCTGTCTTTGACCAAGGCCAGGATCCGGGTGGCGTAGTCCTTGATATCGGCATCGAGTTCGATCACGCGTTTGGCTAACCGGATCGCTTCCCGGCGCGCTTCTACCCGTGCCACAGGCTCGTTGCGAGCCCGCCACTTCGCGACCGTGCGGATCTTGGCCACAGACAGTTTCCGGCGCGCATCAATCCCGAGGTCATTGGCCCGCAACAGGCCGGTCAGCGCATTGATCGTCCGGGTTTTCTCCTGGGTCATGGACTGGCGGGCCTTGACCAGGATCCGCAGTCCCTGGCGCGGACCATCGGCCTGCCGGGGACAACGCAGTCGCGACTCGTCCATTGATAGGACGGTGTGAGCGACCCTGTAAGCATCGATGCGGTCGTCCTTGCCGGTGGCATGGCGGTCGCGGGCACTCATGCTGGCGGCCTCGGCGACCGTGTAGCCTGTTTCGGCGACGGTCTCGGCCAGGATCGCTCCGTAGGTGCCGATGCCCTCGATGACCCACAGGGTGTCCTGGTCCCCGCCGGTACGGCGACCGACCCAGTCCAAGGCCCTGGCCAGGCCGGCCTTGCTGGTGGGGAATTCGCGGGTATCGACTTGCTCACCGGTGTTGGTGAGCACGGCGTAGACGTGGTTCTTCGCGTGGGTGTCGACGCCGACGACAAACGCGTACAAATGCGAGATGATAGACATGACGGTTCGTGATTCTCCCGTGTCAGAGCGGATGTGGTCCGACCGTCGAACGGTCGGCTCCGGTCCGGGAGATAGTCACGTCGAAACACTACTGTGATGAGTCACGTTCGTTTGAGAACGGACAACCTTCTGATCAAGTTATCGATGTGGGCCGAGCCGGTGCCGACCGCCCACCAATCACCAGACAGATCGTGACGAAGACATCGTCTGAGTCAGTAGTAATTTGAGTCATGATGATTGAGGGGACGGTCAGTTCCTACTCTGCCAGCTAGTCCCAGACCAGCCACTACCCATACTCACAGTAGTTCTGGGGGAGAGTGCGGTCGATCAGGACCAGTCCTCCATGCCCTCGGGAGGCCAGGGCTGACCATCGGCCTCGGCGTTGAGCTGATAGGCGATCGCGCCGTCGATGGATTCGCGGATGATGTCGGCATGGCCGGCGTGCCGGGCCACCTCGGTGTTGAGATGCAAGAGAATCCAGCGCACGGACATGACGAAGTCCTGCGGCATCCACGGATTCGGCGGGGTCGCACTCACCGCCCCGAGGTCGACGCTGTTGTCGACGACGGTCTGTCGGACCTCATCGATGCCGGCGATGACGCGCTCGAAGATCTCCACCACCTCGGCGATGTCGAGATCCGGAACAGCGGAACTGTCGAACATTCCCTCGAGGCCGATCTCGGCATTGATCGCAGGAAACTCCTCGAAGGGGACCACGCGCTCGGGGTTCTCGACCTGCTTGAGCCAGCCGTTGACGACCTGTGCGACGTGGGCGATGAGGCCCTTGATGTTCGCAGAACTGGCTGTCGGAGTGCTGGTGGCCTGCTCATCGCTGAGGCCGCGGGCGGTGAGCTTGAGCTGAGTGCACTGCTGGGTGAGGAACGTGAAGGCTGTGTCGGTCTCGTCGGTGGTGCTGGGTGCGAAGAAGGCCATGATCTCTCCTGATTGTCCTTGCCCGAGCCGGTGTTCCGGTTCGTGTCTTCGAGTATTGAGGACTATGAGGACATATAGTGTCCGCATCAGACGGTGTGATCGAAGAAGTTCGGACATCGGACCGACAGTGCACCGAAGGGAGCCCACATGAGGTCAGAGACGAGGCTGCTGTCCCTGCTGGGGATGTTCGCGTCAGGCCGGACGTATTCGGCGCCGGAGCTCGCTGCCCATTTCGAATGCACACCCCGCACGATCAGGCGCGATATCGCCCAGCTGCGCGAACTCGGCTACGTCATCGGATCCGTGCCGGGCCTCGCCGGCGGATACCGCGCCGAGTCGCGGACCGTGCTGCCGCCGCTGCAGCTGGAGGCGGGGGAGGCATTGGCCACCGCGGTCGGCCTTGCTCTGCTGCGCGGGGCAGGGCTGGACACCGAGCACGCGGATTCGGCGACGACCAAGCTGCGGTCGATGCTGCCTGCCGCGATGCGCGCAGCCGTCGCGGACATCTCGGCCGCAGTGTCCGTGTCCGAAGGCAATGTCCCCGGCGTCGACATCGGTGCGGTCATTTCGCTCGCCTCGGCGATCAGCGCCTCGACGAT belongs to Brevibacterium spongiae and includes:
- a CDS encoding IS110 family transposase yields the protein MSIISHLYAFVVGVDTHAKNHVYAVLTNTGEQVDTREFPTSKAGLARALDWVGRRTGGDQDTLWVIEGIGTYGAILAETVAETGYTVAEAASMSARDRHATGKDDRIDAYRVAHTVLSMDESRLRCPRQADGPRQGLRILVKARQSMTQEKTRTINALTGLLRANDLGIDARRKLSVAKIRTVAKWRARNEPVARVEARREAIRLAKRVIELDADIKDYATRILALVKDSPAAVLLEQPGIGAITAAVFYLAWSHPGRVHSEAAFAKLAGTNPIPASSGNVVRFRLNRSGDRQLNSALYMVAITKLSFDERTRAYMAKRLGEGKSKKETIRCIKRYVARNVYRLLEATSVRCEAA
- a CDS encoding DUF664 domain-containing protein, encoding MAFFAPSTTDETDTAFTFLTQQCTQLKLTARGLSDEQATSTPTASSANIKGLIAHVAQVVNGWLKQVENPERVVPFEEFPAINAEIGLEGMFDSSAVPDLDIAEVVEIFERVIAGIDEVRQTVVDNSVDLGAVSATPPNPWMPQDFVMSVRWILLHLNTEVARHAGHADIIRESIDGAIAYQLNAEADGQPWPPEGMEDWS
- the aceB gene encoding malate synthase A, with translation MSYIKINAPLETGFGTVLSESALTFIAVLHDEFAGTISDLLRTRRNRQAEMNGGTLPRFKPETARIRADRSWTVAGSEGAPGLEDRRVELTGPVTETEVVAALNSQAKVWLADLEDATSPTWANIIGGQVNLYRAIRGQLPGVNNDNQPTIGLRPRGWHLPEKHLLYVDDNGTEFAASGALVDFGLYFFHNARYLIDSGSGPYFYLPKLESSQEARLWNKIFIRAQNMLGIEQGTIRATAHIETITAVFQMEEILFELREHCAGLEAAGWDYLFSVVKNLRNTTDYVLPDRERLTMDLPLMKAFTDRLVATCHRRGAHAIGTMSNLMSDHPDQEFVAAEFERMREDKAREAWQGFDGTWVADPALVPAALAVFDAALGSKPHQLENMRPDVQVTSENILDTTGLEPIVTEEGVRVNIRVAIGYMNEWLGGNGHVALENQLEDVSTAEICRSQIWQWIHHEVTLDNGQQLTRRLAERYLGEELAAMESRPDDHLDEAVEIFRTTALDEPFAEFLTMPAYTDHLVDRVSKKAAAEASVA
- a CDS encoding helix-turn-helix domain-containing protein, giving the protein MRKDCLITDEQARAAIDLFDKGHGYAATATKLDVHKPTLKLLHDRWLVRGTISVMEPHQPRRIPAETKIATAKRYLDGEHKVVLAQELGLASSRTVVDWAKKYRDKGEDAFVTPPPAKGKTARIRALDNGQDPDADPAPSKPDLMAKKTHVEDISLAEYRQLQDRLLRAEAENAYLKKLRALRQKGQL
- a CDS encoding IS3 family transposase — encoded protein: MKARIVASLKADYPLPLLLQVAGLARSTFFYHQKRFDVRPDPYAQVRTLIEDIFEKSHKRYGHRKIWAVLVKQGITIAKKTVLRLMRDMGLQTEVRKKKFDSHRGTVGAVADNVLNREFTADEPNEKWVSDVTEFAVEDKKLYLSPVIDLFDAGVVSYSMSTSPNTALTNESLMRACQGLRPGQTPLVHTDQGFQYQHVSWASILAKHGATPSMSRKGNCWDNAMAENFFGQLKSEMFYLQKFDTVEDLKAAINEYIHWYNYERISTRLGDLAPMEYRNKTAKDGEPIYELC